Proteins found in one Mesorhizobium sp. CAU 1732 genomic segment:
- a CDS encoding tripartite tricarboxylate transporter TctB family protein → MAQPSEEAGASRPQPDTSMRDLGALAIAISLFAMAVLIAWDASSYPFRRSYAQFGPEIFPYIVAAGIAIFAALTVWLALREDGFPKRAAMAWAPVLWITGAIAVEFVLLTVGSGFVIASGTLFGFAARGLGRKPIWFTIFVGIVLSALLYLLFRHGLGLSLPAGPPERIIDGFFRR, encoded by the coding sequence ATGGCCCAGCCATCCGAGGAGGCCGGCGCAAGCCGGCCTCAGCCCGATACCTCCATGCGCGACCTTGGCGCGCTCGCCATCGCCATCAGCCTTTTCGCGATGGCTGTGCTGATCGCGTGGGACGCGTCGAGCTATCCGTTCCGCCGCAGCTATGCACAGTTCGGCCCGGAGATATTTCCGTATATCGTCGCTGCCGGAATCGCGATCTTCGCTGCGCTGACCGTTTGGCTCGCCTTACGGGAAGACGGCTTTCCGAAGCGTGCGGCAATGGCCTGGGCGCCGGTACTCTGGATCACGGGGGCGATCGCCGTCGAGTTCGTGCTTCTGACGGTAGGATCAGGGTTCGTGATCGCATCGGGCACGCTGTTCGGCTTCGCCGCGCGCGGGCTCGGCCGCAAGCCGATCTGGTTCACGATCTTCGTCGGCATCGTGCTTTCGGCACTGCTTTATCTACTGTTTCGTCATGGGCTCGGCCTCTCGCTTCCCGCCGGCCCGCCGGAGCGCATCATCGACGGCTTCTTCCGCCGCTAA
- a CDS encoding AI-2E family transporter: MTPTERQQEPRWLGSSAPSRIALIPQLSVARWLLVLIIAAGVYFFHGFLVPVLAALVIAFASWPLYRDLLYRVGGNRTIAATIAILAILTFLIVPIAIAISYTIGEVGEWFDWLVQTNRLGATTPEWIVALPGVGEWFDEQWVKYIGHPGAIGELVQIVSGANIGSIYRAVLATGSGLFDLFLTLLFMMIALFFVYRDGENFVAQIDTLGERILPMRWERISRVVPATISSTVTGMTLIAIGEGIVLGIAYWIAGVPSPVTLGVITGVMALIPGGAPLSFTLVSIYLVASGSPVEGIALLVWGSTELFIVDKTLRPRLVGGPIKLPFLPTFFGLIGGVKTMGFLGLFIGPVLMALLVAIWREWLHEMRTQQVASTPTTESPGPELLPPERR; the protein is encoded by the coding sequence ATGACGCCTACCGAACGACAGCAGGAACCGCGCTGGCTGGGCTCGTCCGCCCCGTCTCGCATCGCGCTGATCCCGCAATTGTCGGTGGCGCGGTGGCTGCTCGTCCTGATCATCGCGGCGGGCGTCTACTTCTTCCATGGCTTCCTCGTACCCGTCCTGGCCGCTCTGGTCATCGCCTTCGCGAGTTGGCCGCTCTACCGCGACCTGCTCTACCGGGTCGGCGGCAACCGCACGATCGCCGCGACCATCGCGATCCTTGCGATCCTCACATTCCTGATCGTCCCGATCGCGATCGCGATCAGCTACACGATCGGGGAGGTGGGAGAATGGTTCGACTGGCTGGTTCAGACGAACCGGCTCGGCGCGACCACGCCGGAGTGGATCGTCGCACTCCCCGGAGTCGGCGAATGGTTCGACGAGCAATGGGTCAAGTATATCGGACATCCAGGCGCGATCGGTGAACTCGTACAGATCGTCAGCGGCGCCAATATCGGCAGCATCTATCGTGCGGTTCTGGCGACCGGGTCCGGTCTTTTCGACCTGTTCCTCACACTGCTGTTCATGATGATCGCGCTGTTCTTCGTCTACCGGGACGGCGAGAATTTCGTGGCGCAGATCGATACGCTGGGGGAGCGCATCCTGCCGATGCGGTGGGAGCGGATTTCGCGTGTCGTGCCGGCGACGATCAGTTCAACCGTGACGGGCATGACGCTGATCGCGATCGGCGAGGGGATCGTGCTGGGCATCGCCTACTGGATCGCGGGCGTCCCGTCACCGGTGACGCTGGGCGTCATAACGGGCGTCATGGCCCTCATTCCTGGCGGCGCGCCGCTGTCGTTCACGCTGGTTTCGATCTATCTGGTCGCGAGCGGATCGCCGGTGGAGGGTATCGCGCTTCTCGTCTGGGGATCCACGGAGCTCTTCATCGTCGACAAGACGCTGCGGCCAAGGCTTGTCGGCGGTCCGATCAAGCTTCCGTTCCTGCCGACCTTCTTCGGGCTGATCGGCGGTGTGAAGACCATGGGTTTCCTCGGTCTCTTCATCGGACCGGTGCTGATGGCGCTGCTGGTCGCCATCTGGCGGGAGTGGCTGCATGAAATGCGAACGCAGCAAGTTGCGTCGACGCCCACGACCGAGTCGCCTGGACCAGAACTTTTGCCGCCCGAACGGCGATAA
- a CDS encoding tripartite tricarboxylate transporter permease — protein sequence MDTFSLLLDGLAIAAQPMNLMFALIGVVLGTAVGVMPGIGPALTVALLLPVSLSFGATGSMIMFAGIYYGGMYGGAISSILLNTPGETASIMTAVEGNKMARDGRGGKALATAAIGSFFGGTFATIGIAVVAPFMVMVALSFGPAEYFALMVLSFMTVSAAFGGSIVRGLTALFLGLAIGLVGIDKLTGQARLAFGVPELRDNISIAIVAVGLFAIGETLYIASQKADVQEKVEAVKGSVWLTWQDFKRCIKPFIRGTGLGFLFGPLPTGGAEIPTFLSYSMERRTAKGISKEEFEGSKGAIEGVAGPEAANNASAAGTLIPLLTLGLPTSATAAIMLAGFQQYGLQPGPLLFTNNPDLVWGLVASLFIANFMLLILNLPFVGVWVKLLMIPRPWLYAGILTFATLGIVGAQGSIFALVLLLVFGLIGFVMRRFGYPLAPVLVGCILGPLAEEQLRRGLMINRGDWLFLVESPIALTIYAIAFAAVLGPVIWRAMQPKGADTAFAMDGD from the coding sequence ATGGATACATTCTCACTGCTTCTCGATGGCCTGGCGATCGCCGCGCAACCGATGAACCTGATGTTCGCGCTGATCGGCGTGGTGCTTGGCACGGCGGTCGGCGTCATGCCGGGCATCGGCCCGGCGCTGACGGTCGCGCTGCTTTTGCCGGTCAGCCTGTCCTTCGGCGCGACCGGCTCGATGATCATGTTCGCCGGCATCTACTATGGCGGCATGTATGGCGGGGCGATCTCGTCGATCCTGCTGAACACGCCGGGCGAAACCGCATCGATCATGACTGCGGTCGAAGGGAACAAGATGGCGCGGGACGGTCGCGGCGGCAAAGCGCTGGCGACCGCGGCGATCGGTTCGTTCTTTGGCGGAACCTTTGCCACGATCGGCATCGCGGTGGTCGCGCCCTTCATGGTGATGGTCGCGCTTTCCTTCGGCCCGGCCGAATATTTCGCCCTGATGGTGTTGTCGTTCATGACCGTTTCGGCGGCGTTCGGCGGGTCGATCGTGCGAGGCCTGACGGCGCTTTTCCTTGGGCTTGCGATCGGCCTTGTCGGCATCGACAAGCTGACGGGGCAGGCGCGGCTGGCCTTCGGCGTTCCAGAACTGCGCGACAACATCTCGATCGCGATCGTCGCCGTCGGGCTCTTCGCCATCGGCGAGACGCTCTACATCGCGTCGCAGAAGGCAGACGTCCAGGAGAAGGTCGAGGCCGTCAAGGGCTCGGTCTGGCTGACCTGGCAGGACTTCAAGCGCTGCATCAAGCCTTTCATCCGGGGCACGGGGCTTGGCTTCCTGTTCGGGCCGTTGCCGACAGGCGGCGCCGAAATCCCCACCTTCCTGTCCTATTCGATGGAGCGCCGCACGGCGAAGGGGATCTCGAAAGAGGAGTTCGAGGGCAGCAAGGGCGCGATCGAGGGCGTGGCCGGACCCGAGGCCGCGAACAACGCATCCGCGGCCGGGACGCTGATCCCGCTCCTCACGCTCGGCCTGCCGACCTCGGCGACGGCAGCGATCATGCTCGCGGGCTTCCAGCAATACGGGTTGCAGCCGGGGCCGCTGCTCTTCACCAACAATCCTGATCTTGTCTGGGGCCTCGTGGCGAGCCTGTTCATCGCGAATTTCATGCTGCTCATCCTCAACCTTCCGTTCGTCGGTGTCTGGGTGAAGCTTCTGATGATCCCGCGTCCCTGGCTCTATGCGGGCATCCTGACCTTCGCGACGCTCGGCATCGTCGGCGCGCAAGGTTCCATCTTCGCGCTCGTCCTGCTGCTCGTCTTCGGCCTGATCGGCTTCGTGATGCGCCGCTTCGGATATCCGCTGGCGCCCGTGCTGGTCGGGTGCATTCTCGGCCCGCTGGCCGAAGAGCAGTTGCGGCGCGGCCTGATGATCAATCGCGGCGACTGGCTCTTCCTCGTCGAATCGCCGATCGCGCTGACGATCTATGCGATCGCCTTCGCCGCCGTGCTCGGTCCGGTGATCTGGCGTGCGATGCAGCCCAAGGGCGCAGATACAGCCTTCGCGATGGACGGGGACTGA
- a CDS encoding monovalent cation/H+ antiporter subunit D, translated as MRPEHLIIAPIVIPIVAAALLLFFDDKERLLKATVSIVSAIALFAVSVMLVRIADGIGPQDGRVAVYLLGNWPPPFAINLVLDRLSAMMLLLTSALAIPALIFSLGRWQKAGPHFHTLFLLLLMGMNGAFLTGDLFNLFVFFEVMLAASYGLVLHGSGPVRVRAGMHYIAINLIASLLFLIGVALIYGVTGTLNMADLAVRIPQVPDESRMMLEAGAAVLGVAFLVKAGMWPLSFWLPTTYAAAAAPVAAIFAILSKVGVYVILRLTLMFFGGETGASAGFGAQILFYGGIATMIFGALGVLASQALGRLAGYSVLVSSGTLLASIGIEQQGVTAGALLYLASSTLTIGAFFLLIELIERGQNPAANVLAVTMEAYGEGEEDEEEEKVEGVAIPGTLAILGVSFAACGILLAGLPPLSGFIAKFAILTAMLNPDGFGQGGDIPSASWWLVALLILSGLSALIAMTRAGIRSFWAPVDEAVPRVLLTEILPIGALLFLTVAITVQAGPLMRYMQDTAAGLHAPQPYIDGVLGAERATRPEDGEQP; from the coding sequence ATGAGACCAGAACATCTGATCATCGCGCCGATCGTCATCCCGATCGTCGCAGCCGCACTGCTGCTGTTCTTCGACGACAAGGAGCGGCTCCTCAAGGCGACGGTGTCGATCGTCTCGGCAATCGCACTGTTTGCGGTGTCGGTGATGCTCGTGCGCATCGCGGACGGCATCGGCCCGCAGGACGGCCGCGTCGCGGTGTACCTGCTCGGCAACTGGCCGCCGCCCTTCGCCATCAATCTCGTGCTCGACCGCCTGTCGGCGATGATGCTGCTGCTGACGTCGGCGCTGGCGATCCCGGCGCTGATCTTCTCGCTCGGGCGCTGGCAGAAGGCGGGTCCGCACTTCCACACGCTCTTCCTGCTGTTGCTGATGGGCATGAACGGTGCCTTCCTCACCGGCGACCTGTTCAACCTCTTCGTCTTCTTCGAAGTGATGCTCGCCGCCTCCTACGGCCTCGTGCTGCACGGGTCCGGCCCGGTGCGGGTGAGGGCGGGCATGCACTACATCGCCATAAACCTGATCGCGTCGCTGCTCTTCCTGATCGGCGTTGCGCTGATCTATGGCGTGACCGGAACGCTCAACATGGCGGATCTGGCCGTGCGCATCCCGCAGGTGCCCGACGAGAGCAGGATGATGCTCGAGGCGGGCGCCGCGGTCCTCGGCGTCGCGTTCCTGGTGAAGGCAGGCATGTGGCCGCTGAGCTTCTGGCTACCGACGACCTATGCGGCCGCGGCCGCTCCGGTCGCCGCCATCTTCGCGATCCTCAGCAAGGTGGGCGTCTACGTGATCTTGCGCCTGACGCTGATGTTCTTCGGCGGAGAAACGGGCGCCTCGGCAGGCTTCGGTGCCCAGATCCTGTTCTACGGAGGCATCGCGACGATGATCTTCGGCGCGCTCGGCGTTCTCGCGTCGCAGGCGCTCGGACGGCTGGCTGGCTATTCCGTGCTGGTCTCGTCGGGAACGCTTCTGGCCAGCATCGGCATTGAGCAGCAGGGCGTGACCGCCGGTGCCCTGCTGTACCTGGCCAGCTCGACGCTGACGATCGGGGCCTTTTTCCTGCTGATCGAACTGATCGAACGTGGCCAGAACCCCGCGGCAAACGTGCTGGCCGTCACCATGGAAGCCTATGGCGAGGGTGAGGAGGACGAGGAAGAAGAAAAGGTCGAGGGTGTCGCAATCCCGGGTACGCTCGCCATTCTCGGCGTCAGCTTCGCGGCGTGCGGAATTCTCCTCGCGGGCCTTCCCCCGCTATCGGGCTTCATTGCCAAATTCGCCATCCTGACGGCCATGCTGAATCCCGACGGCTTCGGTCAGGGCGGCGACATCCCGTCGGCGTCGTGGTGGCTCGTAGCCTTGCTCATCCTCTCCGGCCTGTCGGCCCTGATCGCGATGACGCGCGCGGGCATCCGTTCCTTCTGGGCACCGGTGGACGAGGCAGTGCCGCGGGTTCTGCTGACCGAAATCCTCCCCATCGGCGCGTTGCTGTTTCTCACCGTGGCAATCACGGTGCAGGCGGGGCCGCTGATGCGGTACATGCAGGACACGGCAGCCGGCCTGCATGCGCCGCAGCCCTATATCGACGGCGTTCTGGGGGCCGAGCGCGCGACGAGACCGGAGGATGGAGAACAGCCATGA
- a CDS encoding Na+/H+ antiporter subunit C translates to MELILALGIGVLVGSGVWLIARPRTYQVVIGLALLSYAVNLFIFSMGRLSNKSAPVVEPGITPDPALFVDPIPQALVLTAIVIGFATTALFLVVLLVSRGMTGTDHVDGREPER, encoded by the coding sequence ATGGAGCTGATCCTCGCACTCGGTATCGGCGTGCTCGTCGGCTCGGGCGTCTGGCTGATCGCGCGTCCGCGCACCTATCAGGTCGTCATCGGGCTTGCGCTCCTGTCCTATGCCGTGAACCTCTTCATCTTCAGCATGGGCAGGCTGAGCAACAAGTCGGCTCCGGTCGTCGAACCGGGCATCACCCCCGATCCGGCGCTGTTCGTCGATCCGATTCCGCAGGCGCTGGTCCTCACGGCGATCGTCATCGGGTTCGCGACGACCGCCCTGTTCCTCGTCGTTCTCCTGGTCTCGCGCGGCATGACCGGCACGGACCACGTCGATGGACGGGAGCCCGAGCGATGA
- a CDS encoding monovalent cation/H+ antiporter subunit A, translated as MTDENILLLLILLPFMGSALAAMLPANARNAEAWLSGGITLLAFSLTASIFPSVVDGEVVRRQVEWIPELGLNFSLRMDGFAWMFSMLITGIGFLVVIYARYYMSPKDPVPRFFSFLLAFMGAMQGMVISGNLIVLAIFWEMTSIFSFLLIGYWQHNQAARDGARMALTVTGIGGLCLLVGLIIIGHIVGSYELDDVLASGDLIREHELYVPALLLVLMGALTKSAQFPFHFWLPNAMAAPTPVSAYLHSATMVKAGVFLLARLWPVLSGTEEWFFIVGITGMSTLLLGAYFAIFQQDLKGLLAYSTISHLGLITTLLSLGSPLAAVAAIFHMMNHATFKASLFMAAGIIDHEAGTRDMRKLSGLFSFLPITATLAMVASAAMAGVPLLNGFLSKEMFFAETIEVHRQSLLDGVAPYVATIASAFAVTYSVRFIHTVFFGPKPVDLPHEPHEPPHWMRLPIELLVLICLIVGMIPAITVGPYLHAAVVAVLGDRTPEYSLSVWHGLNLPLIMSVIALIGGILLYMALRGYLRTCEDGPPIFRRFRGQRIFERILVTISWRWARWMESHFGTRRLQPQLRLVVFVAFLAALAPLFTAGFNPGIPSLAGADPVFAIIWLIGISCAIGAAHQAKYHRLVALILMGGAGIVTCVTFAWFSAPDLAITQLVVEIATTVLILLGMRWLPKRNAEIDNSVTSTARMRRHRDFTLAVICGAGMTMISYVMMTTPWPETISEFFLTRAYSEGGGTNVVNVILVDFRGFDTFGEIVVLGIVALTVFSLLRRFRPAPDSVEIPEQQRIQNEYDEKRPDREVGNTVQDYLLVPSVIMQWMFPVTIVLAAYLFMRGHELPGGGFAAGLTMAIGFLLQYLAGGTRWVEDRLRILPVRWIGFGLLIAAFTGIGSWLFGFPFLTSYFQYLEVPLIGKVPAATALLFDLGVFALVVGATVLILIAIAHQSIRSHRARVIEAAKGEEDVKWS; from the coding sequence ATGACGGACGAAAACATCCTACTCCTCCTGATCCTGCTGCCGTTCATGGGCAGTGCGCTGGCGGCCATGCTGCCAGCGAATGCGCGCAACGCGGAGGCGTGGCTTTCGGGCGGCATCACGCTCCTGGCATTCAGCCTCACGGCCTCCATATTCCCGTCGGTCGTCGACGGCGAGGTCGTGCGTCGGCAGGTGGAGTGGATCCCGGAACTTGGGCTCAACTTCTCATTGCGGATGGATGGCTTCGCCTGGATGTTCTCGATGCTCATCACGGGCATCGGCTTCCTCGTCGTCATCTACGCCCGCTACTACATGTCGCCGAAGGATCCGGTGCCGCGGTTCTTCTCGTTCCTGCTCGCCTTCATGGGCGCGATGCAGGGCATGGTGATCTCCGGCAACCTGATCGTGCTGGCGATCTTCTGGGAGATGACGAGCATCTTCTCGTTCCTGCTGATCGGCTACTGGCAGCACAACCAGGCGGCACGCGACGGCGCGCGCATGGCGTTGACGGTCACGGGGATCGGCGGGCTCTGCCTGCTGGTCGGCCTCATCATCATCGGCCACATCGTCGGAAGCTACGAACTGGATGACGTGCTCGCTTCGGGCGATCTCATCCGCGAGCATGAGCTCTATGTGCCTGCGCTCCTTCTGGTGCTGATGGGCGCGCTGACCAAGAGCGCGCAATTTCCGTTCCACTTCTGGCTGCCGAACGCGATGGCGGCTCCCACGCCGGTCTCCGCCTATCTGCATTCCGCGACGATGGTGAAGGCGGGCGTCTTCCTGCTCGCGCGGCTCTGGCCGGTGCTGTCGGGAACGGAGGAATGGTTCTTCATCGTCGGCATCACCGGCATGTCGACGCTGCTGCTGGGCGCATATTTCGCGATCTTCCAGCAGGATTTGAAGGGCCTTCTGGCCTATTCGACGATCAGCCATCTCGGCCTGATCACGACGCTGCTCAGCCTCGGCAGTCCGCTCGCCGCGGTCGCCGCGATCTTCCACATGATGAACCATGCGACGTTCAAGGCGTCGCTGTTCATGGCGGCGGGCATCATCGATCACGAGGCCGGCACGCGCGACATGCGCAAGCTGTCGGGCCTGTTCTCCTTCCTGCCGATCACGGCGACGCTTGCGATGGTGGCGAGTGCGGCCATGGCGGGCGTGCCGCTGCTGAACGGCTTCCTGTCGAAGGAGATGTTCTTCGCCGAGACGATCGAAGTCCATCGACAGTCCCTGCTCGACGGCGTGGCGCCCTATGTCGCGACGATCGCCAGCGCGTTCGCGGTGACCTATTCCGTGCGTTTCATACATACCGTGTTCTTCGGGCCGAAGCCCGTCGACCTGCCGCACGAGCCGCACGAGCCGCCGCACTGGATGCGGCTGCCGATCGAGCTTCTGGTCCTCATCTGCCTGATCGTGGGTATGATTCCGGCGATAACCGTCGGCCCGTATCTGCATGCGGCGGTGGTGGCGGTGCTTGGCGATCGGACGCCCGAATACAGCCTGTCGGTCTGGCACGGGCTCAACCTGCCGCTCATCATGAGCGTCATCGCGCTGATCGGCGGCATCCTGCTCTATATGGCGCTGCGCGGATATCTGCGCACCTGCGAGGACGGCCCGCCGATCTTCCGGCGCTTCCGGGGCCAGCGCATCTTCGAGCGCATCCTGGTGACGATCTCCTGGCGCTGGGCGCGCTGGATGGAGAGCCATTTCGGTACGCGCCGGTTGCAGCCGCAATTGCGCCTTGTCGTCTTTGTGGCGTTCCTGGCGGCGCTTGCCCCGCTGTTCACGGCCGGGTTCAATCCCGGCATCCCGTCGCTCGCGGGGGCCGATCCGGTGTTTGCGATCATCTGGCTGATCGGCATTTCCTGCGCGATCGGCGCGGCACACCAGGCGAAGTATCACCGCCTCGTCGCGCTCATCCTGATGGGCGGCGCGGGCATCGTGACCTGCGTCACCTTCGCGTGGTTCTCCGCACCCGACCTTGCGATCACGCAGCTCGTCGTGGAGATCGCGACGACGGTTCTCATCCTGCTCGGCATGCGCTGGCTGCCGAAGAGGAATGCGGAGATCGACAATTCCGTGACATCGACCGCGCGCATGCGGCGGCATCGCGACTTCACGCTGGCCGTCATCTGCGGCGCCGGCATGACGATGATTTCCTATGTCATGATGACGACGCCATGGCCGGAGACGATCTCGGAGTTCTTCCTGACGCGCGCCTATTCGGAAGGCGGCGGCACGAACGTCGTCAACGTGATCCTCGTGGACTTCCGCGGCTTCGACACGTTCGGCGAGATCGTCGTGCTCGGCATCGTCGCGCTGACGGTCTTCTCGCTCCTGCGCCGTTTCCGTCCGGCGCCCGACAGCGTGGAAATACCCGAGCAGCAACGCATCCAGAACGAATATGATGAGAAGCGTCCCGACCGCGAGGTGGGCAACACCGTGCAGGACTACCTGCTCGTGCCCTCCGTCATCATGCAATGGATGTTCCCGGTCACGATCGTGCTCGCCGCATATCTGTTCATGCGTGGCCACGAACTGCCGGGCGGCGGTTTTGCTGCCGGCCTGACCATGGCGATCGGCTTCCTGCTGCAATATCTGGCGGGCGGAACGCGCTGGGTGGAAGACCGGTTGCGCATCCTGCCGGTTCGCTGGATCGGCTTCGGCCTGCTGATCGCCGCCTTCACCGGCATCGGGTCCTGGCTGTTCGGCTTCCCGTTCCTGACGTCCTATTTCCAGTATTTGGAGGTTCCGCTGATCGGAAAGGTTCCGGCCGCGACAGCGCTCCTGTTCGATCTCGGCGTGTTCGCGCTCGTGGTCGGCGCGACGGTGCTCATCCTCATAGCGATCGCGCATCAGTCGATACGCAGTCATCGCGCCCGTGTCATCGAAGCCGCGAAGGGCGAGGAGGACGTCAAATGGAGCTGA